One genomic region from Streptomyces sp. Li-HN-5-11 encodes:
- a CDS encoding MFS transporter, with protein sequence MGREHWKRIWIGSAGNMVEWYDWFVYASFATYFAGAFFPDGNPTAQLMNTAGIFAVGFFMRPVGGWLLGRVGDRRGRKAALTLTVTLMSASAVLIAVAPTYGVAGYGGALVLLVARLLQGLSVGGEYAASATYLTEASDPRRRGFASSFQYVSMTAGQIVGLALQIVLQRTLSDDALHSYGWRIPFVVGALGAAVVFYLRRSMLETEVYEADATGGEERGTLRALWRHRREALLVMALTMGGTVAYYTYTTYLTKYLSNSAGLPKQTATLVSFTALIVFACLQPLAGRLSDRIGRRPLLITFAVGSTFLTVPIMTLLGHAGSFWPALGLSLLALVVVTGYTSINACVKAELFPTGVRALGVALPYALANALFGGTAEYVALWFKNAGVESGFFWYVAACAAVSLVVYVTMRETKDLDLTRVKAGEESRLTPAS encoded by the coding sequence ATGGGACGAGAGCACTGGAAGAGGATCTGGATCGGTTCGGCCGGCAACATGGTGGAGTGGTACGACTGGTTCGTCTACGCCAGCTTCGCCACCTACTTCGCCGGGGCGTTCTTCCCGGACGGCAACCCGACCGCCCAGCTCATGAACACCGCCGGCATCTTCGCCGTCGGCTTCTTCATGCGCCCGGTCGGCGGCTGGCTGCTCGGCCGGGTGGGCGACCGCAGAGGCCGCAAGGCCGCACTCACCCTGACCGTCACCCTCATGTCGGCGTCCGCGGTCCTCATCGCCGTCGCGCCGACGTACGGGGTCGCCGGATACGGCGGCGCGCTGGTCCTGCTCGTCGCCCGGCTGCTGCAGGGCCTGTCGGTCGGCGGCGAGTACGCGGCCAGTGCCACCTACCTCACCGAGGCGTCCGACCCGCGCCGGCGCGGCTTCGCCTCCAGCTTCCAGTACGTGTCCATGACCGCGGGTCAGATCGTCGGCCTGGCACTGCAGATCGTGCTCCAGCGGACCCTGTCCGACGACGCGCTGCACAGCTACGGCTGGCGGATCCCGTTCGTCGTCGGCGCGCTCGGCGCGGCCGTCGTCTTCTACCTGCGGCGCAGCATGCTGGAGACCGAGGTGTACGAGGCCGACGCCACCGGCGGTGAGGAGCGCGGCACGCTGCGCGCGCTGTGGCGGCACAGGCGGGAGGCGCTGCTCGTGATGGCGCTGACCATGGGCGGCACCGTCGCCTACTACACGTACACCACCTATCTGACGAAGTACCTGTCCAACTCCGCCGGCCTGCCCAAGCAGACGGCGACCCTGGTCTCCTTCACCGCGCTGATCGTCTTCGCCTGCCTCCAGCCGCTGGCCGGCCGGCTGTCCGACCGGATCGGCCGCCGCCCGCTGCTGATCACGTTCGCGGTCGGCTCGACGTTCCTGACCGTGCCGATCATGACCCTGCTGGGGCACGCCGGGAGCTTCTGGCCGGCGCTCGGGCTGTCCCTGCTGGCGCTGGTCGTGGTCACCGGCTACACCTCCATCAACGCGTGCGTGAAGGCGGAGCTGTTCCCCACCGGGGTGCGCGCGCTCGGCGTGGCCCTGCCGTACGCCCTCGCCAACGCCCTCTTCGGAGGCACGGCGGAATACGTCGCCCTGTGGTTCAAGAACGCCGGCGTGGAGTCCGGATTCTTCTGGTACGTGGCGGCCTGCGCGGCCGTGTCGCTCGTGGTCTACGTCACCATGCGGGAGACGAAGGACCTGGATCTGACCCGGGTGAAGGCCGGGGAGGAGTCTCGGCTGACGCCCGCATCCTGA
- a CDS encoding branched-chain amino acid aminotransferase, with amino-acid sequence MTTPTIELKPSANPLSDTEREAILANPGFGRHFTDHMVTIRWTEGRGWHDGQLVPYAPISLDPATHVLHYAQEIFEGLKAYRRPDGSVATFRPEKNALRFQSSARRLAMPELPVETFIEACDVLVQQDKAWVPAHGGEESLYLRPFMIATEVGLGVKPANEYLFLVIASPAGAYFPGGVKPVSIWASEDRVRAVPGGMGDAKTGGNYAASLLAQAEAAAEGCDQVCYLDAVEHKWVEELGGMNLYFVYGNKIVTPRLSGSILEGVTRDSLLTVARDLGYEAEEARVSIDQWQRDSENGTLTEVFACGTAAVITPVGTVKRAGAEWQQSGGEPGEVTLRLRQALLDIQRGITEDKHGWMHPLG; translated from the coding sequence ATGACGACGCCCACGATCGAGCTCAAGCCCTCGGCCAACCCGCTCTCCGACACGGAGCGCGAGGCGATCCTGGCCAACCCCGGTTTCGGCCGCCACTTCACCGATCACATGGTGACCATCCGGTGGACGGAGGGCCGGGGCTGGCACGACGGCCAGCTCGTTCCGTACGCGCCGATCTCGCTCGACCCCGCCACGCACGTCCTGCACTACGCGCAGGAGATCTTCGAGGGGCTGAAGGCCTACCGCCGGCCCGACGGCTCGGTCGCCACCTTCCGCCCCGAGAAGAACGCCCTGCGCTTCCAGTCCTCCGCGCGCCGCCTGGCCATGCCCGAGCTCCCCGTCGAGACGTTCATCGAGGCCTGTGACGTCCTGGTCCAGCAGGACAAGGCATGGGTGCCGGCGCACGGCGGCGAGGAGTCCCTCTACCTGCGCCCGTTCATGATCGCCACCGAGGTCGGGCTGGGCGTCAAGCCCGCCAACGAGTACCTCTTCCTGGTCATCGCCTCCCCGGCCGGCGCCTACTTCCCCGGCGGGGTGAAGCCCGTCTCGATCTGGGCCTCGGAGGACCGCGTCCGCGCCGTCCCCGGCGGCATGGGCGACGCCAAGACCGGCGGCAACTACGCGGCCTCCCTGCTCGCCCAGGCCGAGGCCGCCGCCGAGGGCTGCGACCAGGTCTGCTACCTCGACGCCGTGGAGCACAAGTGGGTCGAGGAACTCGGCGGCATGAACCTGTACTTCGTCTACGGCAACAAGATCGTCACGCCCCGCCTCAGCGGCTCGATCCTGGAGGGTGTCACCCGTGACTCGCTGCTGACCGTCGCCCGCGACCTCGGCTACGAGGCCGAGGAGGCCCGCGTCTCCATCGACCAGTGGCAGCGCGACTCCGAGAACGGCACGCTGACCGAGGTCTTCGCCTGCGGCACGGCCGCCGTCATCACCCCGGTCGGCACCGTCAAGCGCGCGGGCGCCGAGTGGCAGCAGTCGGGCGGCGAGCCCGGCGAGGTCACCCTCCGGCTCCGTCAGGCCCTCCTCGACATCCAGCGCGGCATCACCGAGGACAAGCACGGCTGGATGCACCCCCTGGGCTGA
- a CDS encoding proline dehydrogenase family protein — translation MLGPVILAASRSDRMRRLISAAPVTRQVVDRFIPGETVDDVVPIIEDLTGRGLELTMDVVGEDITTPAQAAAARDAYLRLIDRIKDLELGPKVEMSVKLSMFGQALPGGHELALANVRPVVEAAAAIGTTVTLDAEDHTTLDSMFAIHEELRKDFPRTGCVIQAYLYRTEADARRLAASGSRVRLVKGAYKEPAEVAYQDKHEIDKAYVRVLRTLMEGSGYPMVGSHDPRLISIAQELARRAGRKPDEYEFQMLYGIRSEEHLRLAAEGHRMRVYTAYGTDWYGYFMRRLAEKPANLRFFARSMVSKG, via the coding sequence GTGCTGGGTCCCGTGATTCTCGCCGCGTCGCGCAGCGACCGGATGCGACGCCTGATCTCGGCGGCCCCGGTGACCAGGCAGGTCGTCGACCGGTTCATCCCCGGCGAGACGGTGGACGACGTCGTCCCGATCATCGAGGACCTGACCGGCCGCGGTCTGGAGCTGACCATGGACGTGGTCGGCGAGGACATCACCACGCCCGCGCAGGCCGCCGCCGCCCGCGACGCCTACCTGCGGCTGATCGACCGGATCAAGGATCTGGAGCTCGGCCCGAAGGTCGAGATGTCCGTCAAACTGTCCATGTTCGGGCAAGCGCTCCCAGGCGGCCACGAACTGGCGCTCGCCAACGTCCGCCCGGTCGTCGAGGCCGCCGCCGCCATCGGTACGACGGTCACGCTCGACGCGGAGGACCACACCACCCTCGACTCGATGTTCGCCATCCACGAGGAGCTGCGCAAGGACTTCCCCCGGACCGGCTGTGTCATCCAGGCCTACCTCTACCGCACCGAGGCCGACGCCCGCCGCCTCGCCGCGAGCGGCAGCCGGGTGCGCCTGGTGAAGGGCGCCTACAAGGAGCCCGCCGAGGTCGCGTACCAGGACAAGCACGAGATCGACAAGGCGTACGTCCGCGTCCTGCGCACTCTGATGGAGGGATCCGGGTACCCGATGGTCGGGTCCCACGACCCGCGGCTCATCAGCATCGCGCAGGAACTCGCACGGCGTGCCGGCCGCAAACCGGACGAGTACGAGTTCCAGATGCTGTACGGCATCCGCAGCGAGGAGCACCTCCGGCTCGCCGCCGAAGGGCACCGCATGCGCGTCTACACCGCCTACGGCACCGACTGGTACGGCTACTTCATGAGGCGCCTCGCGGAGAAGCCGGCGAACCTGCGCTTCTTCGCCCGCTCGATGGTGAGCAAAGGGTGA
- a CDS encoding TetR/AcrR family transcriptional regulator has translation MGHREDLLEGAKRCLLEKGFVRTTARDIVKESGTNLASIGYHYGSKDALLVQAYVSLVEGTGHRFEPGGEGAQALSTPAGSLDRFREVWTNIIRALPESRPIWLLSFEVILQGDRLPEVRRMLIEAEEQGRSGLIPLFSDVPEDELDKETIDSEGRFYTTLLQGLMVQWLFNQDTATDADQLTEGLRRIIAGAGQSTSGQLDRSS, from the coding sequence ATGGGACACCGTGAGGATCTGCTCGAAGGCGCCAAGCGCTGCCTGCTGGAGAAGGGGTTCGTGCGCACGACCGCGCGCGACATCGTCAAGGAGTCGGGGACCAACCTGGCGTCGATCGGCTACCACTACGGGTCGAAGGACGCGCTGCTGGTGCAGGCGTACGTCTCGCTGGTCGAGGGGACGGGCCACCGGTTCGAGCCCGGCGGAGAGGGAGCGCAGGCGCTCTCGACGCCCGCCGGCTCGCTGGACCGCTTCCGGGAGGTGTGGACGAACATCATCCGGGCACTCCCCGAGTCGCGGCCCATCTGGCTGCTGAGCTTCGAGGTGATCCTCCAGGGCGACCGGCTCCCCGAGGTGCGCCGGATGCTCATCGAGGCGGAGGAACAGGGCAGGTCGGGCCTCATCCCCCTGTTCAGCGACGTCCCGGAGGACGAGCTCGACAAGGAGACCATCGACTCCGAGGGCCGCTTCTACACGACGCTCCTACAGGGCCTGATGGTCCAGTGGCTCTTCAACCAGGACACGGCCACCGACGCCGACCAGCTCACGGAGGGCCTGCGCCGGATCATCGCGGGGGCGGGCCAGAGCACATCCGGCCAGCTTGATCGATCAAGCTAG
- a CDS encoding NADP-dependent oxidoreductase, with protein sequence MTTARPRTQVITQHRFGGPEVLGAEERPRPEPAAGEVLVRVRATGINPEEALVRSGAAPLYGEPPFVLGRDVSGVVEAAGADVTGVRAGDEVFGMVDGGGYATHVTAPAAHFAARPPALDDVHAAAAPTAALTAWQALLDIAHVAPGTRVLVHAAADGVGHVAVQLAKAEGAYVIGTARADTHGFLRDLGADEVIDDTAADLADAVHDIDVALDLIGGDHGPRTLGTLRPDGLLISAVPGDLGLAPEDVEARGMRFAVVETRPSGERLAKITPLLADARLRLHVETTVPFRDAARAHELIEGGRTKGKVVLVMPD encoded by the coding sequence ATGACCACGGCACGTCCGCGCACGCAGGTGATCACCCAGCACCGCTTCGGCGGTCCCGAGGTCCTCGGGGCCGAGGAGCGGCCCCGCCCCGAACCGGCCGCCGGCGAGGTGCTGGTGCGGGTCCGTGCGACAGGGATCAACCCGGAGGAGGCGCTGGTGCGTTCGGGCGCGGCGCCGCTGTACGGTGAGCCGCCGTTCGTCCTGGGCCGGGACGTGTCCGGCGTCGTGGAGGCGGCCGGCGCGGACGTCACCGGCGTGCGGGCCGGCGACGAGGTGTTCGGGATGGTCGACGGCGGCGGCTACGCCACCCACGTCACCGCCCCCGCCGCCCACTTCGCCGCCCGGCCGCCCGCACTGGACGACGTCCACGCGGCAGCCGCCCCGACGGCGGCCCTCACCGCCTGGCAGGCCCTTCTCGACATCGCGCACGTGGCACCCGGCACCCGCGTGCTCGTTCACGCGGCGGCGGACGGCGTCGGCCACGTGGCGGTCCAACTCGCCAAGGCGGAGGGCGCGTACGTCATCGGGACCGCCCGCGCCGACACGCACGGCTTCCTGCGCGACCTGGGCGCCGACGAGGTGATCGACGACACCGCCGCCGACCTCGCCGACGCGGTCCACGACATCGACGTCGCCCTCGACCTGATCGGCGGCGACCACGGCCCCCGCACCCTCGGCACCCTGCGCCCGGACGGCCTGCTGATCTCCGCGGTCCCCGGCGACCTGGGCCTCGCCCCGGAGGACGTGGAGGCCCGCGGGATGCGCTTCGCGGTCGTCGAGACCCGCCCGTCGGGCGAACGCCTCGCCAAGATCACCCCGCTGCTCGCCGACGCCCGCCTCCGCCTGCACGTCGAGACGACCGTCCCGTTCAGGGACGCGGCCCGCGCCCACGAACTCATCGAGGGCGGCCGCACGAAGGGCAAGGTCGTCCTGGTCATGCCGGACTGA
- the cimA gene encoding citramalate synthase, which translates to MTETSQPADSFHVFDTTLRDGAQREGINLTVADKLAIARHLDDFGVGFIEGGWPGANPRDTEFFARARQEIDFRHARLVAFGSTRRAGAKAADDPQVKALLDSGAEVITLVAKSHDRHVELALRTTLEENLEMVRDTVSYLRGQGRRVFVDCEHFFDGYRANPEYAKAVVRAASAAGADVVVLCDTNGGMLPAQIQAVVSTVLADTGARLGIHAQDDTGCAVANTLAAVDAGATHVQCTANGYGERVGNANLFPVVAALELKYGKQVLPEGRLREMTRISHAIAEVVNLTPSTHQPYVGVSAFAHKAGLHASAIKVDPDLYQHIDPEQVGNTMRMLVSDMAGRASIELKGKELGIDLGGDRELVGRVVERVKERELKGYTYEAADASFELLLRAEAEGRPLKYFQVESWRAIVEDRPDGSHANEATVKLWAKSERIVATAEGNGPVNALDRALRVALEKIYPELAALDLVDYKVRILEGKHGTSSTTRVLISTTDGKGEWSTVGVADNVIAASWQALEDAYTYGLLRAGVEPAK; encoded by the coding sequence ATGACCGAAACCAGCCAGCCGGCCGACTCGTTCCACGTCTTCGACACCACCTTGCGCGACGGCGCCCAGCGCGAGGGCATCAACCTCACCGTCGCCGACAAGCTGGCCATCGCCCGGCACCTGGACGACTTCGGCGTGGGCTTCATCGAGGGCGGCTGGCCCGGCGCGAACCCGCGGGACACCGAGTTCTTCGCCCGCGCCCGGCAGGAGATCGACTTCCGGCACGCCCGGCTCGTCGCGTTCGGCTCCACCCGGCGCGCGGGCGCCAAGGCGGCGGACGACCCGCAGGTCAAGGCGCTCCTCGACTCGGGCGCCGAGGTGATCACCCTGGTGGCGAAGTCGCACGACCGGCACGTGGAGCTGGCGCTGCGCACCACGCTGGAGGAAAACCTGGAGATGGTCCGTGACACCGTCTCCTACCTGCGCGGCCAGGGCCGCCGCGTCTTCGTCGACTGCGAGCACTTCTTCGACGGCTACCGCGCCAATCCCGAGTACGCCAAGGCGGTCGTACGGGCCGCCTCGGCAGCCGGCGCCGACGTGGTCGTCCTCTGCGACACCAACGGTGGCATGCTGCCCGCCCAGATCCAGGCGGTCGTCTCCACCGTCCTGGCCGACACCGGAGCCCGGCTCGGCATCCACGCCCAGGACGACACCGGCTGCGCGGTCGCCAACACGCTGGCCGCCGTCGACGCCGGCGCCACCCACGTGCAGTGCACGGCCAACGGCTACGGCGAGCGCGTCGGCAACGCGAACCTGTTCCCGGTCGTGGCGGCCCTGGAACTGAAGTACGGCAAGCAGGTGCTGCCCGAGGGCCGTCTGCGCGAGATGACGAGGATCTCGCACGCCATCGCCGAGGTCGTCAACCTCACCCCGTCCACGCACCAGCCCTACGTCGGCGTCTCGGCCTTCGCCCACAAGGCCGGCCTGCACGCCTCCGCCATCAAGGTCGACCCGGACCTCTACCAGCACATCGACCCCGAGCAGGTCGGCAACACCATGCGCATGCTGGTCTCCGACATGGCGGGCCGCGCCTCCATCGAGCTCAAGGGCAAGGAACTCGGCATCGACCTCGGCGGCGACCGGGAACTGGTCGGCCGGGTCGTCGAGCGGGTCAAGGAGCGCGAACTCAAGGGCTACACCTACGAGGCCGCCGACGCGAGCTTCGAGCTGCTGCTGCGCGCCGAGGCCGAGGGCAGGCCGTTGAAGTACTTCCAGGTCGAGTCCTGGCGGGCCATCGTCGAGGACCGCCCCGACGGCTCCCACGCCAACGAGGCCACGGTCAAGCTGTGGGCCAAGAGCGAGCGCATCGTCGCCACCGCCGAGGGCAACGGCCCGGTCAACGCCCTCGACCGGGCGCTGCGCGTGGCCCTGGAGAAGATCTACCCCGAGCTGGCCGCCCTCGACCTGGTCGACTACAAGGTCCGCATCCTGGAGGGCAAGCACGGCACCTCCTCCACCACCCGCGTCCTCATCTCCACCACCGACGGCAAGGGCGAGTGGTCCACGGTCGGCGTGGCCGACAACGTGATCGCGGCCTCGTGGCAGGCGCTGGAGGACGCGTACACGTACGGCCTGCTGCGCGCGGGCGTGGAGCCGGCCAAGTAG
- a CDS encoding 3-isopropylmalate dehydrogenase gives MSRSIDLAVIPGDGIGQEVVAEGLKVLTAVLPQDVKLETKEYDFGARRYHATGETLTDGDLEQLKQHDAILLGAIGDPSVPSGVLERGFLLKLRFAFDHHVNLRPSKLLPGVATPLAGEPQIDFVVVREGTEGPYTGNGGTIRKGTEHEVATEVSVNTAYGVERVVRDAFARAQARPRKKLTLVHKNNVLTFAGHLWTNIFNKVAAEYPEVTTEYIHVDAATIYLVTQPERFDVIVTDNLFGDIITDLAAAVSGGIGVAASGNINPSREFPSMFEPVHGSAPDIAGQGKADPTATVLSVALLLRHLGYDAEATRIEDAVSADLAERGGLPARSTSEIGDALSVRVAG, from the coding sequence ATGTCGCGCAGCATCGATCTCGCAGTGATTCCCGGTGACGGCATCGGCCAGGAAGTCGTGGCCGAGGGCCTGAAGGTCCTGACCGCCGTCCTCCCGCAGGATGTGAAGCTGGAGACCAAGGAGTACGACTTCGGCGCCCGGCGCTACCACGCCACCGGCGAGACCCTCACCGACGGCGACCTGGAGCAGCTGAAGCAGCACGACGCCATCCTGCTCGGCGCGATCGGCGACCCGTCGGTCCCGTCCGGGGTGCTGGAGCGCGGCTTCCTGCTGAAGCTCCGCTTCGCCTTCGACCACCACGTCAACCTGCGCCCCAGCAAGCTGCTGCCCGGCGTGGCGACCCCGCTGGCCGGCGAGCCGCAGATCGACTTCGTCGTCGTCCGCGAGGGCACCGAGGGCCCGTACACCGGCAACGGCGGCACCATCCGCAAGGGCACCGAGCACGAGGTCGCCACCGAGGTCTCCGTCAACACGGCCTACGGTGTGGAGCGCGTCGTCCGCGACGCCTTCGCCCGCGCCCAGGCCCGCCCGCGCAAGAAGCTCACGCTGGTCCACAAGAACAACGTGCTGACCTTCGCGGGCCACCTGTGGACGAACATCTTCAACAAGGTGGCCGCGGAGTACCCCGAGGTCACCACCGAGTACATCCACGTCGACGCGGCCACGATCTACCTGGTGACCCAGCCCGAGCGCTTCGACGTGATCGTCACCGACAACCTCTTCGGCGACATCATCACCGACCTCGCCGCGGCCGTCTCCGGCGGCATCGGCGTCGCGGCCTCCGGCAACATCAACCCGAGCCGCGAATTCCCGTCCATGTTCGAGCCGGTCCACGGCTCGGCCCCGGACATCGCCGGCCAGGGCAAGGCCGACCCCACCGCCACGGTCCTGTCCGTCGCCCTGCTGCTGCGCCACCTCGGCTACGACGCCGAGGCGACCCGGATCGAGGACGCCGTCTCCGCCGACCTCGCGGAGCGCGGCGGGCTGCCCGCGCGCAGCACCTCCGAGATCGGCGACGCGCTCTCCGTACGAGTAGCCGGCTGA
- a CDS encoding helix-turn-helix domain-containing protein encodes MYEVPAKLRENARVRADYKGDYQELVDEISELLGAPATLESRDFELIAFGAYDSEGDLDPSALDPVRTRSILTRRSTAAVRRWFEGFGITRATGPVRIPPTPEAGVYRGRICLPVRHRGVVLGYVWLLDYDPGPTEGQLAAAMGVAGRIGALLADEAQHGADLTRELRAVLTAERGWPRDMAVAELRTALGARADGPHTVVCVTPWPSADPGDAPSARTLPGATALCTVPWGAAEQSLALLVRLRSTDTLTPAVAAATRLLERAGGGEGPGRAAGGIAAGRMGIAELGPAWAEASAAARAALAEPRLGPVAEWARIGPYRMLTSLPPKAAHDVVVAPLLAPGHQELARTAEVYLDCAGQAGRTAAELGIHRQTLYYRLSRVEQLTGLDLDDGEDRLLLHMALKGARL; translated from the coding sequence ATGTATGAAGTGCCTGCGAAATTGCGGGAGAATGCCCGAGTGAGGGCGGATTACAAGGGTGACTACCAGGAGCTGGTCGACGAGATCTCGGAGCTGCTGGGCGCGCCGGCGACGCTGGAGAGCCGGGACTTCGAGCTGATCGCCTTCGGCGCCTACGACAGCGAGGGCGACCTCGACCCGTCGGCGCTGGACCCGGTGCGCACCCGTTCGATCCTCACCCGCCGTTCGACGGCGGCGGTCCGCCGGTGGTTCGAGGGCTTCGGCATCACCCGGGCCACCGGGCCGGTGCGGATCCCGCCGACCCCGGAGGCCGGGGTGTACCGGGGCCGCATCTGTCTCCCGGTACGCCATCGGGGTGTCGTCCTCGGTTACGTCTGGCTCCTGGACTACGACCCCGGTCCCACCGAGGGGCAGCTGGCGGCGGCCATGGGAGTGGCCGGGCGGATCGGTGCGCTGCTCGCGGACGAGGCGCAGCACGGCGCGGACCTCACACGGGAGCTGCGGGCGGTGCTGACCGCCGAGCGGGGCTGGCCGCGGGACATGGCGGTGGCGGAGTTGCGTACGGCGCTGGGCGCCCGGGCGGACGGCCCGCACACGGTGGTGTGCGTAACCCCCTGGCCCTCGGCCGACCCCGGCGACGCCCCGTCGGCGCGCACGCTGCCGGGCGCCACGGCCCTGTGCACGGTTCCGTGGGGGGCGGCCGAGCAGAGCCTCGCGCTGCTGGTGCGACTGCGCTCGACGGACACGCTGACCCCGGCGGTGGCTGCGGCGACACGGCTGCTGGAGCGGGCCGGTGGCGGCGAGGGCCCCGGCCGGGCCGCCGGCGGGATCGCCGCGGGGCGGATGGGTATCGCGGAGCTCGGTCCGGCCTGGGCGGAGGCGTCGGCGGCGGCCCGGGCCGCCCTGGCGGAGCCGCGGCTGGGCCCGGTCGCCGAGTGGGCCCGCATCGGGCCGTACCGGATGCTGACCTCGCTGCCCCCGAAGGCGGCTCACGACGTCGTGGTGGCCCCGCTCCTGGCCCCCGGCCACCAGGAGCTCGCCCGCACGGCCGAGGTCTACCTGGACTGCGCGGGCCAGGCGGGCCGGACCGCCGCCGAACTGGGCATCCACCGCCAGACCCTGTACTACCGCCTGTCCCGGGTGGAGCAGCTGACCGGCCTCGACCTGGACGACGGCGAGGACCGGCTGCTGCTGCACATGGCGCTGAAGGGGGCGCGGCTCTAG
- the pruA gene encoding L-glutamate gamma-semialdehyde dehydrogenase: MDAVTQVPTPVNEPVHGYAPGSPERARLEARLKELAENPIDLPCTIGGEKRMGGGESFEVVQPHNHKAVLGTYRNATRQDAQDAVDAALAAAPAWRAMSFDDRAAIFLRAAELLAGPWRETIAASTMLGQSKTAQQAEIDTPCELVDFWRFNVHYARGILAEQPPANSPGVWNRLDHRPLEGFVYAITPFNFSAIAGNLPTAPALMGNVVVWKPSPTQTHAAVLLMRLLEEAGLPKGVINLLTGDGIEVSEVALNHRDLAGIHFTGSTRTFQYLWKTVGANIEKYRSYPRLVGETGGKDFVVAHPSADRAVLKTALTRGAFEYQGQKCSATSRAYIPASLWNSGFKEEFAAEVDGITMGDVTDLSNFIGAVIDERSFAKNKAAIDRAKEDPACTIVAGGTYDDSVGYFVRPTVIECTDPENEVFRTEYFGPILAVHVYEDARYEEMLTQMESVSDYALTGSVIANDRAAAAYTMDKLRFAAGNFYINDKSTGAVVGQQPFGGGRSSGTNDKAGAPQNLMRWTLTRAIKETLVPPTDYTYPHMG, encoded by the coding sequence ATGGACGCTGTGACCCAGGTCCCCACCCCCGTCAACGAGCCGGTGCACGGCTACGCCCCCGGCTCGCCCGAGCGTGCCCGTCTGGAGGCCAGGCTCAAGGAGCTGGCCGAGAACCCGATCGACCTGCCCTGCACCATCGGCGGCGAGAAGCGCATGGGCGGCGGCGAGTCCTTCGAGGTCGTCCAGCCGCACAACCACAAGGCCGTGCTGGGCACGTACCGCAACGCGACCCGGCAGGACGCCCAGGACGCCGTCGACGCCGCCCTCGCCGCTGCGCCCGCCTGGCGCGCGATGTCCTTCGACGACCGCGCCGCGATCTTCCTGCGCGCCGCCGAACTGCTGGCCGGCCCCTGGCGCGAGACCATCGCCGCCTCCACCATGCTCGGCCAGTCCAAGACCGCCCAGCAGGCCGAGATCGACACCCCCTGCGAGCTGGTCGACTTCTGGCGCTTCAACGTCCACTACGCCCGCGGAATCCTCGCCGAGCAGCCCCCGGCCAACTCCCCGGGTGTGTGGAACCGCCTCGACCACCGCCCGCTGGAGGGCTTCGTCTACGCGATCACGCCCTTCAACTTCAGCGCCATCGCGGGCAACCTGCCGACCGCGCCCGCGCTGATGGGCAACGTGGTGGTCTGGAAGCCGTCCCCGACCCAGACCCACGCGGCCGTCCTCCTCATGAGGCTGCTGGAGGAGGCGGGCCTGCCCAAGGGCGTCATCAACCTCCTCACCGGTGACGGCATCGAGGTCTCCGAAGTCGCCCTGAACCACCGTGACCTGGCCGGGATCCACTTCACCGGCTCGACCAGGACCTTCCAGTACCTGTGGAAGACGGTCGGCGCCAACATCGAGAAGTACCGCTCCTACCCGCGTCTGGTCGGCGAGACCGGCGGCAAGGACTTCGTGGTCGCCCACCCGAGCGCCGACCGCGCGGTCCTGAAGACCGCCCTGACCCGCGGCGCCTTCGAGTACCAGGGCCAGAAGTGCTCGGCCACGTCCCGGGCGTACATCCCGGCGTCCCTCTGGAACTCCGGCTTCAAGGAGGAGTTCGCCGCCGAGGTCGACGGCATCACCATGGGCGACGTCACCGACCTGTCCAACTTCATCGGCGCGGTCATCGACGAGCGTTCCTTCGCGAAGAACAAGGCCGCGATCGACCGGGCCAAGGAGGACCCGGCCTGCACGATCGTCGCGGGCGGCACGTACGACGACTCGGTCGGCTACTTCGTCCGCCCGACCGTCATCGAGTGCACCGACCCGGAGAACGAGGTGTTCCGCACCGAGTACTTCGGCCCGATCCTCGCCGTGCACGTCTACGAGGACGCCCGGTACGAGGAGATGCTGACCCAGATGGAGTCGGTGTCGGACTACGCCCTCACCGGCTCGGTCATCGCGAACGACCGTGCCGCGGCCGCGTACACGATGGACAAGCTCCGCTTCGCCGCGGGCAACTTCTACATCAACGACAAGTCGACCGGTGCGGTGGTCGGCCAGCAGCCCTTCGGCGGCGGCCGCTCCTCCGGCACCAACGACAAGGCCGGCGCCCCGCAGAACCTGATGCGCTGGACCCTCACCCGCGCCATCAAGGAGACCCTGGTTCCGCCGACCGACTACACCTACCCCCACATGGGCTGA